Proteins found in one Candidatus Aenigmatarchaeota archaeon genomic segment:
- the cysK gene encoding cysteine synthase A, translated as MENLIGNTPIVKIRYKKTQVFAKMENLNPSGSIKDRIAKYILDHAESSGKLKRGMTIVEPTSGNTGISFSFLSSIRGYKFIAVMPEFASKERIRIIKQYGGKVILTPEKMGMAGAVNKAKEIAKKMKAFLPNQFENEYNIIAHQETTGREILRQVSKIDYFVAGVGTGGTLIGVAKVLKDSGAKIIAVEPKESPLLSKGFSGLHKIEGIGEDFVPKIVQENSHLIDRVISVSSNNAIKMTKKLNRNGLFVGISSGANVFASFKIAKKSRNKRVVTILPDSADRYYSTEVFE; from the coding sequence ATGGAAAATCTGATAGGTAATACACCTATTGTAAAAATAAGATATAAAAAAACTCAAGTGTTTGCTAAAATGGAAAATCTAAATCCTTCGGGATCGATAAAAGATAGGATAGCCAAATATATTCTGGATCATGCAGAAAGTTCTGGGAAACTTAAAAGAGGTATGACAATAGTTGAACCCACAAGCGGGAATACAGGAATTTCTTTCTCATTTCTATCTTCAATAAGGGGTTATAAATTCATTGCAGTCATGCCAGAATTTGCAAGCAAGGAAAGGATAAGGATAATTAAACAGTATGGTGGCAAGGTCATATTGACTCCAGAAAAAATGGGCATGGCTGGGGCTGTCAATAAAGCAAAGGAAATTGCAAAAAAAATGAAGGCCTTTTTACCCAATCAGTTTGAAAATGAATATAACATAATTGCCCATCAGGAAACAACCGGAAGAGAGATATTGAGGCAGGTTAGTAAAATTGATTATTTTGTTGCTGGAGTTGGCACCGGCGGTACCCTAATTGGTGTGGCAAAAGTCTTAAAGGATTCTGGAGCAAAGATAATTGCCGTTGAACCAAAAGAATCGCCTTTATTGTCAAAAGGCTTTAGTGGCCTACATAAAATAGAAGGCATAGGAGAGGATTTTGTCCCAAAGATAGTGCAAGAAAATTCACATCTAATAGATCGAGTTATTTCAGTGTCTAGCAATAATGCGATAAAAATGACAAAAAAATTGAACAGGAATGGATTGTTTGTTGGGATATCATCTGGAGCAAATGTCTTTGCATCATTTAAAATAGCCAAAAAATCAAGAAATAAAAGGGTGGTTACTATATTGCCAGATAGTGCTGATAGGTATTATAGCACTGAGGTTTTTGAATAG